One Deltaproteobacteria bacterium genomic window carries:
- a CDS encoding AMP-binding protein, with translation MTSISQAPTIWEALKEAARISPEKAGCIFQSEAISFKDIDERSDRVAAGLLQLGMQKGDRIGIIGLNQPEWVYLYFAAAKIGAVVVGLSVRYRSSEFEYILNHSQTSVVATLPAIPDMNYVEFFQEFGPKIPSVKQFIFIGGAGSEGSPTVEALLDTKVDREALDKA, from the coding sequence ATGACATCGATTTCGCAAGCCCCCACGATATGGGAAGCCCTGAAAGAAGCGGCCCGGATTTCACCGGAAAAGGCGGGATGTATTTTTCAATCGGAAGCGATCTCTTTCAAGGATATAGATGAACGTTCCGACCGGGTGGCCGCCGGACTGCTGCAGCTTGGCATGCAAAAAGGCGACCGGATCGGCATCATCGGCCTGAACCAGCCGGAATGGGTTTATCTTTATTTCGCAGCCGCCAAAATCGGCGCCGTCGTGGTCGGGCTGAGCGTCAGGTACCGCAGTTCGGAATTCGAATATATCCTCAACCACAGCCAAACAAGCGTAGTGGCGACACTGCCGGCCATACCCGACATGAACTACGTGGAATTTTTTCAAGAATTCGGCCCCAAGATCCCCTCCGTCAAGCAGTTTATCTTCATCGGAGGTGCGGGGTCCGAAGGGAGTCCGACGGTGGAAGCGCTTTTGGACACGAAGGTGGACCGGGAGGCCCTGGACAAGGCCC